The Candidatus Woesearchaeota archaeon sequence AGATTGGAAACCATCAAATGTTGGGTTAGATGATGTTGTGATGGGTAACACAGCTTGGGGTGCAAAAACTGTAAAATCATCAAAGCCCTCAAATCAAAAGAAAGTAAGACTAATTTCGGGGCGTAACTCTCCTGTTTATTCGTTCGGTGAGAGAATTGATACATCGGCAGACCCAAATTTAATCGGCAAACTTGTTTTAGATATTTGGAACGAGAGAGTTTCTGCAATCAGAGAGAAATTTAAACATTTGCGTACAGTTGTTTTAATCAAATCAAATGACCTTTCAGAAGTAGTAGTTTTCGAGTTTGAAACTATTCGCTATGACCTCGAACTTTATAAATGGGAATGGAACAAAAATAACAATCTGATTGGCATTGACAAGAAAACGGAAGAGCATCGTTTTACTTGGCAACCGCACGGTTCACAGTTTACAATCATTGAAGAAGTTCCTGAAAAAAGTTTGGTAATTCGTATCAAGCAACCGAAAACACTCGACAAAGAACAGATTTTAAAAGCGCTTGGATTTGATAAATCTTGGATAACTGTAATCCAAAAAAATGGCTGATGTTTTTTCCAAAGAACAGCGTAGCGCAGTAATGCGACAAGTAAAATCAAGTCGCAACAAATCCACCGAGTTAAAACTTATTGACTTTTTCAAAACTAACAATATCAAAGGGTGGCGAAGGAATTACAAACTCTTTGGCAAACCAGATTTTACATTTCCGACTTTGAGAACAGTTGTTTTTGTTGATGGCTGTTTTTGGCACGGACACAATTGCCGAAATACAAAACCTCAAGTCAACAAAGAGTATTGGAATAAAAAAATTGAGAGAAACAAACAACGAGACAAAGAAGTAACACTGACTTTAAAACAAAAAGATTGGACTGTTATTCGACTTTGGGAATGCGAACTGAAAAACGAAAAGCTATTGACCAAAC is a genomic window containing:
- a CDS encoding very short patch repair endonuclease, with the translated sequence MADVFSKEQRSAVMRQVKSSRNKSTELKLIDFFKTNNIKGWRRNYKLFGKPDFTFPTLRTVVFVDGCFWHGHNCRNTKPQVNKEYWNKKIERNKQRDKEVTLTLKQKDWTVIRLWECELKNEKLLTKRLKEKLPTTAPIRKWGFCASNEK